Proteins from one Bacteroides zhangwenhongii genomic window:
- a CDS encoding adenosine kinase — protein sequence MDKIIGLGNALVDVLATLKDDTLLDEMGLPKGSMQLIDDAKLQQINAKFSQMKTHLATGGSAGNTILGLACLGAGTGFIGKVGNDHYGDFFRENLRKNNIEDKVLVSEQLPSGVASTFISPDGERTFGTYLGAAASLKAEELSLDMFKGYAYLFIEGYLVQDHEMILHAIELAKEAGLQICLDMASYNIVAGDMDFFSLLINKYVDIVFANEEEAKAFTGKEPEEALEIIAKKCSIAIVKVGANGSYIRKGTEEIKVSAIPVKKVMDTTGAGDYFAAGFLYGLTCGYSLEKCAKIGSILSGNVIQTIGTTISGERWDEIKLNINRILAE from the coding sequence ATGGATAAAATAATAGGATTGGGCAACGCCCTAGTCGACGTACTTGCAACCCTAAAGGATGATACGCTTTTGGATGAAATGGGGCTGCCCAAAGGAAGCATGCAACTTATTGATGATGCTAAGCTACAGCAGATTAACGCAAAATTCTCGCAGATGAAAACGCATCTGGCAACAGGCGGATCGGCAGGAAATACTATACTTGGACTGGCTTGTCTGGGAGCTGGAACTGGTTTTATCGGAAAAGTAGGAAATGATCATTATGGAGATTTTTTTCGTGAAAATCTTCGGAAAAACAATATTGAGGATAAAGTATTGGTGTCTGAACAGTTGCCTTCCGGTGTTGCATCCACTTTTATTTCACCGGATGGAGAACGTACCTTCGGGACTTATTTGGGAGCTGCCGCTTCATTGAAAGCTGAAGAGTTATCTCTCGATATGTTTAAAGGATATGCATACTTGTTTATAGAGGGATACCTGGTGCAGGACCATGAAATGATTCTTCATGCCATTGAGTTGGCGAAAGAGGCGGGTTTGCAAATCTGTCTTGATATGGCAAGTTATAATATAGTTGCCGGTGATATGGACTTTTTCTCCTTATTAATAAATAAGTATGTAGATATTGTCTTTGCAAATGAGGAAGAGGCGAAAGCGTTTACGGGTAAGGAACCGGAGGAGGCTTTGGAAATCATTGCGAAGAAATGCAGTATTGCCATCGTAAAAGTGGGGGCAAATGGTTCTTATATTCGCAAAGGGACAGAAGAAATTAAAGTCTCCGCTATTCCGGTAAAGAAAGTGATGGATACGACCGGAGCCGGTGATTATTTTGCTGCAGGTTTTCTATATGGTCTGACGTGTGGATATTCATTGGAGAAGTGTGCTAAAATAGGTTCTATTCTATCGGGAAATGTTATCCAGACAATCGGTACGACAATATCAGGAGAACGCTGGGATGAAATTAAGTTAAATATTAACAGGATTCTGGCTGAATAA
- a CDS encoding S41 family peptidase — translation MKKLLNGRIAVVAVAVTAIVAFFSFKSGDDRNFQIAKNLDIFNAIVKELDMFYVDTIDPNKTIREGIDNMLFTLDPYTEYFPEEDQSELEQMIKGSFGGIGSYITYNTKLKRSMISEPFEGTPAAKAGLKAGDILMEIDGKDLAGKNNAEVSQMLRGQAGTSFKLKVERPNVKGGRTPMEFTIVRESIQNPAIPYAAVLDNHIGYINLSTFSGNPSKEFKKAFLDLKKQGASSLVIDLRGNGGGLLDEAVEIANYFLPRGKVIVTTKGKIKQASNTYKTLREPLDLDIPVAVLVNSGTASASEILSGSLQDLDRAVVVGNRTFGKGLVQVPRSLPYGGTMKVTTSKYYIPSGRCVQAIDYKHRNEDGSVGTIPDSLTKVFHTAAGREVRDGGGVMPDIVIKQEKLPNILFYLVRDNLIFDYATQYCLKHPTIVAPEKFEVTDADYNDFKALVKKADFKYDQQSEKILKTLKEAAEFEGYMADASEEFKALEKKLNHDLDRDLDYFSGDIKKMIASEIIKRYYYQRGNIIQQLKDDDGLKEAVKILNDPVKYKEMLSAPVAKK, via the coding sequence ATGAAAAAATTGCTGAATGGGCGGATAGCTGTTGTTGCGGTAGCGGTTACGGCTATCGTAGCTTTCTTTAGTTTCAAGAGTGGTGACGACCGCAATTTCCAGATCGCCAAGAACCTGGATATATTTAATGCGATTGTGAAAGAATTGGATATGTTCTATGTCGATACGATTGATCCGAATAAGACGATCAGAGAGGGGATCGATAATATGCTTTTCACGTTGGACCCTTATACGGAGTATTTTCCGGAGGAAGACCAGAGTGAGTTGGAGCAGATGATAAAAGGATCTTTCGGTGGTATCGGTTCTTACATTACTTATAATACGAAATTGAAACGCTCTATGATTTCCGAACCTTTCGAGGGCACACCGGCGGCTAAGGCTGGATTAAAAGCCGGAGATATTTTGATGGAAATTGATGGAAAAGACCTTGCAGGCAAGAACAATGCAGAAGTCAGCCAGATGTTACGCGGACAGGCGGGAACTAGTTTTAAGTTGAAAGTGGAACGCCCGAATGTAAAGGGGGGACGTACACCGATGGAGTTCACCATTGTACGTGAATCTATTCAGAATCCGGCCATTCCATACGCTGCAGTGCTTGATAATCATATCGGATATATTAATCTGAGTACTTTTTCCGGCAATCCTTCGAAGGAGTTCAAGAAAGCATTCTTGGATTTGAAGAAGCAAGGAGCTTCCTCGTTGGTTATCGATCTTCGTGGGAATGGGGGTGGCTTGTTGGACGAGGCTGTAGAGATAGCAAATTATTTCTTGCCGCGTGGAAAGGTGATTGTAACGACTAAGGGAAAAATCAAACAAGCCAGCAATACTTATAAAACATTACGTGAACCATTGGATTTGGATATTCCGGTAGCGGTTCTGGTAAATAGCGGAACTGCTTCTGCTTCTGAGATTTTATCGGGTTCCTTACAGGACCTCGATCGCGCGGTTGTTGTCGGTAACCGTACTTTTGGAAAGGGATTGGTTCAGGTTCCGCGTTCTTTGCCTTATGGGGGAACAATGAAAGTGACCACTTCCAAATACTATATTCCAAGCGGACGTTGTGTGCAGGCTATTGACTACAAGCATCGTAATGAAGATGGAAGTGTTGGAACCATTCCGGATAGTTTGACTAAGGTGTTTCATACCGCTGCAGGGCGTGAGGTCCGCGACGGGGGTGGTGTAATGCCGGATATTGTTATCAAGCAAGAGAAGTTGCCGAATATTTTGTTCTATCTGGTACGTGATAATTTAATTTTCGATTATGCTACCCAATATTGTTTAAAGCATCCTACCATTGTTGCTCCGGAGAAGTTTGAAGTAACCGACGCTGATTATAATGACTTTAAGGCATTGGTGAAGAAAGCTGATTTCAAGTATGACCAGCAAAGCGAAAAGATTCTGAAAACCTTGAAAGAGGCAGCCGAGTTTGAAGGATATATGGCGGATGCTTCGGAAGAGTTCAAGGCGCTTGAGAAGAAGTTGAATCACGATCTTGACCGTGATTTGGATTACTTTTCCGGTGATATAAAGAAGATGATCGCTTCGGAAATTATTAAGCGTTATTACTATCAGCGTGGTAATATTATCCAGCAGCTGAAAGACGACGACGGCTTGAAAGAAGCGGTGAAGATATTGAATGATCCGGTGAAATATAAGGAAATGCTGAGTGCACCGGTTGCTAAGAAATAA